A window of Primulina huaijiensis isolate GDHJ02 chromosome 9, ASM1229523v2, whole genome shotgun sequence contains these coding sequences:
- the LOC140985222 gene encoding uncharacterized protein: protein MDTRVLCRATFFLVCMFSISDTNISGKPPSKAIKESKKLDYQEIDTVLSPSTVSTQRETAPGYVPIVNPTTPGTSPIVNPIGPSPPTNSGPITTTPTSSSGVWCIANPTASQTALQVALDYACGYGGADCSAIQPGALCYDPNTLRDHASYAFNDYYQKNPISTSCAFGGTAQLSYTDPSHGSCHYVLSTSTTTTPTTTPAIPMPPPPPSITTPINPYTPGVGNGFGSEPTGYDDGTEPTGTPSSAETISYSLLLHVIMTCLVLTVSVANCL from the exons ATGGATACCAGAGTGCTCTGTCGTGCAACGTTCTTTCTGGTCTGCATGTTCTCAATCTCAG ATACAAATATATCAGGAAAACCACCATCAAAAGCCATCAAAGAAAGTAAAAAACTTGACTATCAAGAAATTGACACGGTGTTGTCACCTTCCACGGTGAGCACCCAGAGAGAGACAGCTCCAGGGTACGTTCCCATTGTCAATCCTACAACACCAGGTACATCTCCTATCGTGAATCCAATCGGCCCATCTCCACCAACCAACTCAGGACCAATTACGACAACACCTACATCATCAAGCGGAGTTTGGTGCATCGCCAATCCCACTGCTTCACAGACTGCTTTACAGGTAGCTTTGGACTATGCATGTGGCTATGGAGGAGCAGATTGTTCAGCGATTCAACCAGGTGCACTTTGCTATGATCCCAATACGCTGCGTGACCATGCTTCTTATGCTTTTAACGACTACTATCAGAAGAATCCAATTTCCACGAGCTGTGCTTTTGGAGGAACGGCACAGCTGTCTTACACCGACCCAA GTCACGGGAGCTGTCATTATGTGTTATCCACCAGCACCACCACAACACCCACAACAACACCGGCAATTCCAATGCCGCCGCCGCCGCCCAG CATAACTACGCCTATCAATCCTTACACGCCGGGAGTGGGAAATGGCTTTGGTTCAGAACCAACGGGCTATGATGATGGTACCGAACCAACAGGCACCCCAAGTTCAGCAGAGACCATATCATACAGCCTACTGCTACATGTCATCATGACCTGTCTCGTATTGACAGTTTCTGTTGCCAATTGTCTCTAG
- the LOC140984729 gene encoding uncharacterized protein isoform X5, with protein MHSAHSTLSVQHTRSTHACPDVSGTRSGYLNRSSCSTSSPMRTGRRVHFGLNPSRRPSPLEHSFERRLTALEDSVTSMHVKKSTEFIETRASIRNINQALADLKSSFNLGLDELRLSLTEQIRAGFAEMRSNMPVHQDRDYSIAYSRGQKRKSSEADFGVDDNLGREIGSSSQTQQIFEPNLPVITEESAEDIQVTSDARMSGGDATTSRANRQFGAIIDDGVRPLAETVTLKVNNSLARVRASMLERSPSRIRGFYAEYEKSFYGPMTIANSRVTVSHIDEALRGLLEMQI; from the exons ATGCATTCTGCACATTCAACTCTCTCTGTCCAGCACACGCGTTCTACACATGCATGTCCGGACGTTTCCGGCACCCGTTCTGGTTATCTCAATAGATCCAGCTGTAGCACCAGTTCTCCTATGCGTACGGGTCGTAGAGTCCACTTTGGACTCAATCCTTCCCGCCGCCCATCACCCTTGGAGCATAGTTTCGAGAGGCGATTGACTGCGTTGGAGGATTCCGTTACGTCTATGCATGTTAAGAAGTCAACAGAATTTATTGAGACCAGGGCGTCTATCAGGAATATAAATCAAGCTTTAGCTGACTTGAAATCGAGTTTTAATCTTGGTCTCGATGAGTTGAGATTGAGTTTGACTGAACAGATTAGAGCTGGTTTTGCTGAGATGAGGTCTAACATGCCAGTGCATCAGGACAGAGATTATAGCATAGCCTATAGCAGAGGGCAGAAGAGGAAATCATCCGAGGCAGATTTTG GTGTAGATGATAATCTGGGTAGGGAAATTGGCAGTAGTAGCCAAACCCAACAGATATTTGAGCCTAACCTTCCAGTCATTACAGAGGAGTCCGCAGAAG ATATTCAAGTGACTTCAGATGCGCGTATGTCAGGAGGCGATGCGACCACGTCGAGAG CGAACCGTCAGTTTGGGGCAATTATAGATGACGGTGTGAGGCCACTTGCGGAGACCGTGACACTGAAGGTAAACAACTCGCTGGCGCGAGTTAGGGCATCGATGCTCGAACGTTCGCCAAGTAGGATTCGAGGTTTTTATGCCGAATATGAGAAGTCGTTCTACGGGCCCATGACGATCGCAAACTCACGTGTCACTGTCTCT CACATCGATGAAGCTCTCCGTGGATTGCTTGAGATGCAGATCTGA
- the LOC140984729 gene encoding uncharacterized protein isoform X4 has product MHSAHSTLSVQHTRSTHACPDVSGTRSGYLNRSSCSTSSPMRTGRRVHFGLNPSRRPSPLEHSFERRLTALEDSVTSMHVKKSTEFIETRASIRNINQALADLKSSFNLGLDELRLSLTEQIRAGFAEMRSNMPVHQDRDYSIAYSRGQKRKSSEADFGVDDNLGREIGSSSQTQQIFEPNLPVITEESSEDIQVTTDARKSGGEATTSRANRQFGAIIDDGVRPLAETVTLKVNNSLARVRASMLERSPSRIRGFYAEYEKSFYGPMTIANSRVTVSHIDEALRGLLEMQI; this is encoded by the exons ATGCATTCTGCACATTCAACTCTCTCTGTCCAGCACACGCGTTCTACACATGCATGTCCGGACGTTTCCGGCACCCGTTCTGGTTATCTCAATAGATCCAGCTGTAGCACCAGTTCTCCTATGCGTACGGGTCGTAGAGTCCACTTTGGACTCAATCCTTCCCGCCGCCCATCACCCTTGGAGCATAGTTTCGAGAGGCGATTGACTGCGTTGGAGGATTCCGTTACGTCTATGCATGTTAAGAAGTCAACAGAATTTATTGAGACCAGGGCGTCTATCAGGAATATAAATCAAGCTTTAGCTGACTTGAAATCGAGTTTTAATCTTGGTCTCGATGAGTTGAGATTGAGTTTGACTGAACAGATTAGAGCTGGTTTTGCTGAGATGAGGTCTAACATGCCAGTGCATCAGGACAGAGATTATAGCATAGCCTATAGCAGAGGGCAGAAGAGGAAATCATCCGAGGCAGATTTTG GTGTGGATGATAATCTGGGTAGAGAAATTGGCAGTAGTAGTCAAACCCAACAGATATTTGAGCCTAACCTTCCAGTCATTACAGAGGAGTCCTCAGAAG ATATTCAAGTGACTACGGATGCGCGTAAGTCAGGTGGCGAGGCGACCACGTCGAGAG CGAACCGTCAGTTTGGGGCAATTATAGATGACGGTGTGAGGCCACTTGCGGAGACCGTGACACTGAAGGTAAACAACTCGCTGGCGCGAGTTAGGGCATCGATGCTCGAACGTTCGCCAAGTAGGATTCGAGGTTTTTATGCCGAATATGAGAAGTCGTTCTACGGGCCCATGACGATCGCAAACTCACGTGTCACTGTCTCT CACATCGATGAAGCTCTCCGTGGATTGCTTGAGATGCAGATCTGA
- the LOC140984729 gene encoding uncharacterized protein isoform X7: protein MHSAHSTLSVQHTRSTHACPDVSGTRSGYLNRSSCSTSSPMRTGRRVHFGLNPSRRPSPLEHSFERRLTALEDSVTSMHVKKSTEFIETRASIRNINQALADLKSSFNLGLDELRLSLTEQIRAGFAEMRSNMPVHQDRDYSIAYSRGQKRKSSEADFGVDDNLGREIGSSSQTQQIFEPNLPVITEESSEDIQVTSDARMSGGDATTSRDDGVRPLAETVTLKVNNSLARVRASMLERSPSRIRGFYAEYEKSFYGPMTIANSRVTVSHIDEALRGLLEMQI from the exons ATGCATTCTGCACATTCAACTCTCTCTGTCCAGCACACGCGTTCTACACATGCATGTCCGGACGTTTCCGGCACCCGTTCTGGTTATCTCAATAGATCCAGCTGTAGCACCAGTTCTCCTATGCGTACGGGTCGTAGAGTCCACTTTGGACTCAATCCTTCCCGCCGCCCATCACCCTTGGAGCATAGTTTCGAGAGGCGATTGACTGCGTTGGAGGATTCCGTTACGTCTATGCATGTTAAGAAGTCAACAGAATTTATTGAGACCAGGGCGTCTATCAGGAATATAAATCAAGCTTTAGCTGACTTGAAATCGAGTTTTAATCTTGGTCTCGATGAGTTGAGATTGAGTTTGACTGAACAGATTAGAGCTGGTTTTGCTGAGATGAGGTCTAACATGCCAGTGCATCAGGACAGAGATTATAGCATAGCCTATAGCAGAGGGCAGAAGAGGAAATCATCCGAGGCAGATTTTG GTGTGGATGATAATCTGGGTAGAGAAATTGGCAGTAGTAGTCAAACCCAACAGATATTTGAGCCTAACCTTCCAGTCATTACAGAGGAGTCCTCAGAAG ATATTCAAGTGACTTCAGATGCGCGTATGTCAGGAGGCGATGCGACCACGTCGAGAG ATGACGGTGTGAGGCCACTTGCGGAGACCGTGACACTGAAGGTAAACAACTCGCTGGCGCGAGTTAGGGCATCGATGCTCGAACGTTCGCCAAGTAGGATTCGAGGTTTTTATGCCGAATATGAGAAGTCGTTCTACGGGCCCATGACGATCGCAAACTCACGTGTCACTGTCTCT CACATCGATGAAGCTCTCCGTGGATTGCTTGAGATGCAGATCTGA
- the LOC140984729 gene encoding uncharacterized protein isoform X3: MHSAHSTLSVQHTRSTHACPDVSGTRSGYLNRSSCSTSSPMRTGRRVHFGLNPSRRPSPLEHSFERRLTALEDSVTSMHVKKSTEFIETRASIRNINQALADLKSSFNLGLDELRLSLTEQIRAGFAEMRSNMPVHQDRDYSIAYSRGQKRKSSEADFGVDDNLGREIGSSSQTQQIFEPNLPVITEESSEDIQVTTDARKSGGEATTSRGVDDNLGREIGSSSQTQQIFEPNLPVITEESAEDDGVRPLAETVTLKVNNSLARVRASMLERSPSRIRGFYAEYEKSFYGPMTIANSRVTVSHIDEALRGLLEMQI; the protein is encoded by the exons ATGCATTCTGCACATTCAACTCTCTCTGTCCAGCACACGCGTTCTACACATGCATGTCCGGACGTTTCCGGCACCCGTTCTGGTTATCTCAATAGATCCAGCTGTAGCACCAGTTCTCCTATGCGTACGGGTCGTAGAGTCCACTTTGGACTCAATCCTTCCCGCCGCCCATCACCCTTGGAGCATAGTTTCGAGAGGCGATTGACTGCGTTGGAGGATTCCGTTACGTCTATGCATGTTAAGAAGTCAACAGAATTTATTGAGACCAGGGCGTCTATCAGGAATATAAATCAAGCTTTAGCTGACTTGAAATCGAGTTTTAATCTTGGTCTCGATGAGTTGAGATTGAGTTTGACTGAACAGATTAGAGCTGGTTTTGCTGAGATGAGGTCTAACATGCCAGTGCATCAGGACAGAGATTATAGCATAGCCTATAGCAGAGGGCAGAAGAGGAAATCATCCGAGGCAGATTTTG GTGTGGATGATAATCTGGGTAGAGAAATTGGCAGTAGTAGTCAAACCCAACAGATATTTGAGCCTAACCTTCCAGTCATTACAGAGGAGTCCTCAGAAG ATATTCAAGTGACTACGGATGCGCGTAAGTCAGGTGGCGAGGCGACCACGTCGAGAG GTGTAGATGATAATCTGGGTAGGGAAATTGGCAGTAGTAGCCAAACCCAACAGATATTTGAGCCTAACCTTCCAGTCATTACAGAGGAGTCCGCAGAAG ATGACGGTGTGAGGCCACTTGCGGAGACCGTGACACTGAAGGTAAACAACTCGCTGGCGCGAGTTAGGGCATCGATGCTCGAACGTTCGCCAAGTAGGATTCGAGGTTTTTATGCCGAATATGAGAAGTCGTTCTACGGGCCCATGACGATCGCAAACTCACGTGTCACTGTCTCT CACATCGATGAAGCTCTCCGTGGATTGCTTGAGATGCAGATCTGA
- the LOC140984729 gene encoding uncharacterized protein isoform X6 yields the protein MHSAHSTLSVQHTRSTHACPDVSGTRSGYLNRSSCSTSSPMRTGRRVHFGLNPSRRPSPLEHSFERRLTALEDSVTSMHVKKSTEFIETRASIRNINQALADLKSSFNLGLDELRLSLTEQIRAGFAEMRSNMPVHQDRDYSIAYSRGQKRKSSEADFGVDDNLGREIGSSSQTQQIFEPNLPVITEESSEDIQVTSDARMSGGDATTSRANRQFGAIIDDGVRPLAETVTLKVNNSLARVRASMLERSPSRIRGFYAEYEKSFYGPMTIANSRVTVSHIDEALRGLLEMQI from the exons ATGCATTCTGCACATTCAACTCTCTCTGTCCAGCACACGCGTTCTACACATGCATGTCCGGACGTTTCCGGCACCCGTTCTGGTTATCTCAATAGATCCAGCTGTAGCACCAGTTCTCCTATGCGTACGGGTCGTAGAGTCCACTTTGGACTCAATCCTTCCCGCCGCCCATCACCCTTGGAGCATAGTTTCGAGAGGCGATTGACTGCGTTGGAGGATTCCGTTACGTCTATGCATGTTAAGAAGTCAACAGAATTTATTGAGACCAGGGCGTCTATCAGGAATATAAATCAAGCTTTAGCTGACTTGAAATCGAGTTTTAATCTTGGTCTCGATGAGTTGAGATTGAGTTTGACTGAACAGATTAGAGCTGGTTTTGCTGAGATGAGGTCTAACATGCCAGTGCATCAGGACAGAGATTATAGCATAGCCTATAGCAGAGGGCAGAAGAGGAAATCATCCGAGGCAGATTTTG GTGTGGATGATAATCTGGGTAGAGAAATTGGCAGTAGTAGTCAAACCCAACAGATATTTGAGCCTAACCTTCCAGTCATTACAGAGGAGTCCTCAGAAG ATATTCAAGTGACTTCAGATGCGCGTATGTCAGGAGGCGATGCGACCACGTCGAGAG CGAACCGTCAGTTTGGGGCAATTATAGATGACGGTGTGAGGCCACTTGCGGAGACCGTGACACTGAAGGTAAACAACTCGCTGGCGCGAGTTAGGGCATCGATGCTCGAACGTTCGCCAAGTAGGATTCGAGGTTTTTATGCCGAATATGAGAAGTCGTTCTACGGGCCCATGACGATCGCAAACTCACGTGTCACTGTCTCT CACATCGATGAAGCTCTCCGTGGATTGCTTGAGATGCAGATCTGA
- the LOC140984728 gene encoding uncharacterized protein, with product MSTHLTSFSRRLNPRTESTKPFFNIFLQRIREMADQNMLYLLRKLGRDKIFRCKLTLESRYKEVAEKIFHYLNNDERAIFLEQSPFGNMVRYHKDFNISSQIMWYLMSNQIVDTGSDEFWMVVRKRPVRFSLLEYCLITGLDCATEPVDVPEGGVFGSKHFAGKSEIVLSDLEAKMNLQVQNEIGVDVEKLKMSSLYFCCFVFGEGTRKKTNKIDPKYLRLIDDLDRFNSYPWGRAAFLDAVRCLKKDLLRRYNYLTKTHGRKEVDGSFLVGGFVLPLQRLAQKFARRRDVDGLMLPRMFQWVTNTWASNRAPNAVDVTAAFGDCAIDDCLGCLTPTPEELVSAYYTISVLYDLGFC from the exons ATG TCGACTCACTTGACCTCGTTTTCTCGTCGACTAAATCCGCGCACTGAATCGACGAAACccttcttcaacatttttttGCAACGCATCCGAGAAATGGCTGACCAAAATATG CTATATTTGCTGAGAAAACTAGGCAGGGATAAAATTTTTCGCTGCAAGTTAACACTCGAATCAAGATATAAAGAGGTTGCGGAGAAGATTTTTCACTATCTCAACAACGACGAGAGAGCCATTTTTTTGGAGCAGTCTCCTTTTGGTAATATGGTTAGGTATCACAAAGATTTTAATATTTCTAGTCAAATTATGTGGTATTTGATGAGTAATCAGATAGTTGACACGGGCAGTGATGAGTTTTGGATGGTGGTGCGCAAGAGGCCGGTTAGATTTTCTTTGTTAGAGTATTGTTTAATAACCGGTCTCGATTGCGCTACAGAGCCTGTAGATGTACCAGAGGGAGGTGTCTTTGGCTCCAAACACTTTGCCGGTAAGTCTGAGATTGTGTTGAGTGATTTGGAGGCGAAGATGAATCTTCAAGTGCAGAATGAGATTGGTGTAGACGTGGAGAAGTTAAAGATGTCTAGTCTTTACTTCTGTTGTTTTGTGTTCGGTGAGGGGACTAGGAAAAAAACGAATAAGATCGACCCTAAATACCTGAGGCTCATAGATGATTTGGATAGGTTTAACAGCTATCCGTGGGGTAGAGCAGCCTTTCTTGATGCGGTCCGATGTTTGAAGAAGGACCTTTTAAGGCGATATAATTACCTCACCAAGACACATGGTCGAAAAGAAGTTGATGGCAGCTTCCTTGTCGGTGGTTTTGTGCTGCCTCTGCag AGGTTGGCACAAAAGTTTGCAAGGAGAAGAGATGTGGACGGTTTGATGTTGCCCAGGATGTTTCAGTGGGTGACTAACACGTGGGCGTCAAACCGTGCCCCAAATGCTGTTGATGTCACTGCGGCCTTTGGTGATTGTGCTATAGAT GATTGTCTTGGATGTTTGACTCCTACTCCCGAGGAGCTCGTTTCAGCGTATTATACGATCAGCGTATTATACGACCTTGGTTTTTGTTGA
- the LOC140985223 gene encoding cold-regulated 413 inner membrane protein 1, chloroplastic-like, with protein sequence MLSLTLCIPSPSPCNKQRVFSQKIYPLRQTRIVCRNSIQVQGHKFSSLSYNPLREFVMNKKVCGFGAVCHSGPLTPRNLQWVSTISTAVLMLARDTSIHRSFLAPLFALQAPASIVSWIKGEYGIWTAFLALLVRLFFFIPGELELPFIALLLVILAPNQVMSRLRGTQEGIILTLIIAAYLAYQHFSRTGSLARAFDQGSIFATLAIICIVVVSCLLLI encoded by the exons ATGCTGTCACTCACACTCTGTATTCCGTCTCCCTCTCCGTGCAACAAGCAACGAGTTTTTTCCCAGAAAATATACCCCTTGCGTCAAACCAGAATTGTTTGTCGTAACTCTATTCAAGTACAGGGGCACAAATTTAGCTCCCTCAGTTACAACCCGCTCCG AGAGTTTGTGATGAATAAGAAAGTATGTGGGTTTGGTGCTGTTTGTCATTCGGGGCCGTTAACACCTCGGAATCTGCAGTGGGTCTCCACTATTTCCACCGC GGTTCTAATGTTAGCAAGGGACACAAGTATTCATAGATCCTTTCTTGCTCCTTTATTTGCCCTACAAGCACCTGCAAGCATCGTCTCATGGATAAA AGGTGAATATGGCATTTGGACTGCATTCTTGGCACTTCTTGTTCgccttttcttcttcattcctg GAGAACTGGAGTTGCCTTTCATAGCATTACTCTTGGTGATCTTGGCCCCCAATCAAGTTATGAGTCGGTTGAG GGGAACACAGGAAGGTATCATTCTTACATTGATAATAGCGGCTTATCTGGCTTACCAGCATTTCTCTAGAACTGGCAGCTTGGCAAGAGCCTTTGATCAAGGTTCAATCTTTGCCACATTAGCTATCATCTGTATTGTTGTTGTTTCATGCTTGCTTTTGATCTAA
- the LOC140984729 gene encoding uncharacterized protein isoform X1, with the protein MHSAHSTLSVQHTRSTHACPDVSGTRSGYLNRSSCSTSSPMRTGRRVHFGLNPSRRPSPLEHSFERRLTALEDSVTSMHVKKSTEFIETRASIRNINQALADLKSSFNLGLDELRLSLTEQIRAGFAEMRSNMPVHQDRDYSIAYSRGQKRKSSEADFGVDDNLGREIGSSSQTQQIFEPNLPVITEESSEDIQVTTDARKSGGEATTSRGVDDNLGREIGSSSQTQQIFEPNLPVITEESAEDIQVTSDARMSGGDATTSRANRQFGAIIDDGVRPLAETVTLKVNNSLARVRASMLERSPSRIRGFYAEYEKSFYGPMTIANSRVTVSHIDEALRGLLEMQI; encoded by the exons ATGCATTCTGCACATTCAACTCTCTCTGTCCAGCACACGCGTTCTACACATGCATGTCCGGACGTTTCCGGCACCCGTTCTGGTTATCTCAATAGATCCAGCTGTAGCACCAGTTCTCCTATGCGTACGGGTCGTAGAGTCCACTTTGGACTCAATCCTTCCCGCCGCCCATCACCCTTGGAGCATAGTTTCGAGAGGCGATTGACTGCGTTGGAGGATTCCGTTACGTCTATGCATGTTAAGAAGTCAACAGAATTTATTGAGACCAGGGCGTCTATCAGGAATATAAATCAAGCTTTAGCTGACTTGAAATCGAGTTTTAATCTTGGTCTCGATGAGTTGAGATTGAGTTTGACTGAACAGATTAGAGCTGGTTTTGCTGAGATGAGGTCTAACATGCCAGTGCATCAGGACAGAGATTATAGCATAGCCTATAGCAGAGGGCAGAAGAGGAAATCATCCGAGGCAGATTTTG GTGTGGATGATAATCTGGGTAGAGAAATTGGCAGTAGTAGTCAAACCCAACAGATATTTGAGCCTAACCTTCCAGTCATTACAGAGGAGTCCTCAGAAG ATATTCAAGTGACTACGGATGCGCGTAAGTCAGGTGGCGAGGCGACCACGTCGAGAG GTGTAGATGATAATCTGGGTAGGGAAATTGGCAGTAGTAGCCAAACCCAACAGATATTTGAGCCTAACCTTCCAGTCATTACAGAGGAGTCCGCAGAAG ATATTCAAGTGACTTCAGATGCGCGTATGTCAGGAGGCGATGCGACCACGTCGAGAG CGAACCGTCAGTTTGGGGCAATTATAGATGACGGTGTGAGGCCACTTGCGGAGACCGTGACACTGAAGGTAAACAACTCGCTGGCGCGAGTTAGGGCATCGATGCTCGAACGTTCGCCAAGTAGGATTCGAGGTTTTTATGCCGAATATGAGAAGTCGTTCTACGGGCCCATGACGATCGCAAACTCACGTGTCACTGTCTCT CACATCGATGAAGCTCTCCGTGGATTGCTTGAGATGCAGATCTGA
- the LOC140984729 gene encoding uncharacterized protein isoform X2 — protein sequence MHSAHSTLSVQHTRSTHACPDVSGTRSGYLNRSSCSTSSPMRTGRRVHFGLNPSRRPSPLEHSFERRLTALEDSVTSMHVKKSTEFIETRASIRNINQALADLKSSFNLGLDELRLSLTEQIRAGFAEMRSNMPVHQDRDYSIAYSRGQKRKSSEADFGVDDNLGREIGSSSQTQQIFEPNLPVITEESSEDIQVTTDARKSGGEATTSRGVDDNLGREIGSSSQTQQIFEPNLPVITEESAEDIQVTSDARMSGGDATTSRDDGVRPLAETVTLKVNNSLARVRASMLERSPSRIRGFYAEYEKSFYGPMTIANSRVTVSHIDEALRGLLEMQI from the exons ATGCATTCTGCACATTCAACTCTCTCTGTCCAGCACACGCGTTCTACACATGCATGTCCGGACGTTTCCGGCACCCGTTCTGGTTATCTCAATAGATCCAGCTGTAGCACCAGTTCTCCTATGCGTACGGGTCGTAGAGTCCACTTTGGACTCAATCCTTCCCGCCGCCCATCACCCTTGGAGCATAGTTTCGAGAGGCGATTGACTGCGTTGGAGGATTCCGTTACGTCTATGCATGTTAAGAAGTCAACAGAATTTATTGAGACCAGGGCGTCTATCAGGAATATAAATCAAGCTTTAGCTGACTTGAAATCGAGTTTTAATCTTGGTCTCGATGAGTTGAGATTGAGTTTGACTGAACAGATTAGAGCTGGTTTTGCTGAGATGAGGTCTAACATGCCAGTGCATCAGGACAGAGATTATAGCATAGCCTATAGCAGAGGGCAGAAGAGGAAATCATCCGAGGCAGATTTTG GTGTGGATGATAATCTGGGTAGAGAAATTGGCAGTAGTAGTCAAACCCAACAGATATTTGAGCCTAACCTTCCAGTCATTACAGAGGAGTCCTCAGAAG ATATTCAAGTGACTACGGATGCGCGTAAGTCAGGTGGCGAGGCGACCACGTCGAGAG GTGTAGATGATAATCTGGGTAGGGAAATTGGCAGTAGTAGCCAAACCCAACAGATATTTGAGCCTAACCTTCCAGTCATTACAGAGGAGTCCGCAGAAG ATATTCAAGTGACTTCAGATGCGCGTATGTCAGGAGGCGATGCGACCACGTCGAGAG ATGACGGTGTGAGGCCACTTGCGGAGACCGTGACACTGAAGGTAAACAACTCGCTGGCGCGAGTTAGGGCATCGATGCTCGAACGTTCGCCAAGTAGGATTCGAGGTTTTTATGCCGAATATGAGAAGTCGTTCTACGGGCCCATGACGATCGCAAACTCACGTGTCACTGTCTCT CACATCGATGAAGCTCTCCGTGGATTGCTTGAGATGCAGATCTGA
- the LOC140984729 gene encoding uncharacterized protein isoform X8 produces MHSAHSTLSVQHTRSTHACPDVSGTRSGYLNRSSCSTSSPMRTGRRVHFGLNPSRRPSPLEHSFERRLTALEDSVTSMHVKKSTEFIETRASIRNINQALADLKSSFNLGLDELRLSLTEQIRAGFAEMRSNMPVHQDRDYSIAYSRGQKRKSSEADFGVDDNLGREIGSSSQTQQIFEPNLPVITEESSEDIQVTTDARKSGGEATTSRDDGVRPLAETVTLKVNNSLARVRASMLERSPSRIRGFYAEYEKSFYGPMTIANSRVTVSHIDEALRGLLEMQI; encoded by the exons ATGCATTCTGCACATTCAACTCTCTCTGTCCAGCACACGCGTTCTACACATGCATGTCCGGACGTTTCCGGCACCCGTTCTGGTTATCTCAATAGATCCAGCTGTAGCACCAGTTCTCCTATGCGTACGGGTCGTAGAGTCCACTTTGGACTCAATCCTTCCCGCCGCCCATCACCCTTGGAGCATAGTTTCGAGAGGCGATTGACTGCGTTGGAGGATTCCGTTACGTCTATGCATGTTAAGAAGTCAACAGAATTTATTGAGACCAGGGCGTCTATCAGGAATATAAATCAAGCTTTAGCTGACTTGAAATCGAGTTTTAATCTTGGTCTCGATGAGTTGAGATTGAGTTTGACTGAACAGATTAGAGCTGGTTTTGCTGAGATGAGGTCTAACATGCCAGTGCATCAGGACAGAGATTATAGCATAGCCTATAGCAGAGGGCAGAAGAGGAAATCATCCGAGGCAGATTTTG GTGTGGATGATAATCTGGGTAGAGAAATTGGCAGTAGTAGTCAAACCCAACAGATATTTGAGCCTAACCTTCCAGTCATTACAGAGGAGTCCTCAGAAG ATATTCAAGTGACTACGGATGCGCGTAAGTCAGGTGGCGAGGCGACCACGTCGAGAG ATGACGGTGTGAGGCCACTTGCGGAGACCGTGACACTGAAGGTAAACAACTCGCTGGCGCGAGTTAGGGCATCGATGCTCGAACGTTCGCCAAGTAGGATTCGAGGTTTTTATGCCGAATATGAGAAGTCGTTCTACGGGCCCATGACGATCGCAAACTCACGTGTCACTGTCTCT CACATCGATGAAGCTCTCCGTGGATTGCTTGAGATGCAGATCTGA
- the LOC140983818 gene encoding pterin-4-alpha-carbinolamine dehydratase 2, mitochondrial gives MPKSMIRTLQCRLTSLSSVHVSLASIPQRLYRDHGRSSILVADIVRGHDVLSSNVGSLNGVRAFCTGQDLSMKKCVPCSLKELRPMTEEAANVLILQVPGWNLVREGDTLKLHQSWKVKTFVKGMEFLRLVADVAEAEGHHPNLHLIGWNNVEIDIWTHAVGGLTENDYILAAKISRLNLHHLLRITPTNK, from the exons ATGCCAAAATCGATGATTCGAACGCTTCAATGTCGCCTCACCTCTCTCTCCAGCGTCCAC GTCTCTTTGGCTTCGATTCCGCAAAGGCTTTACAGGGACCATGGACG CTCGAGTATACTTGTAGCTGATATAGTTCGAGGGCATGATGTACTCTCATCAAATGTAGGAAGTCTAAATGGAGTTAGGGCTTTTTGTACTGGTCAAG ATTTGTCAATGAAAAAGTGTGTGCCATGCAGTTTGAAAGAGCTAAGGCCTATGACTGAGGAAGCAGCCAATGTTTTGATTCTACAG GTTCCAGGATGGAATTTGGTTCGTGAAGGTGATACATTGAAGCTGCATCAGTCATGGAAGGTTAAGACTTTTGTGAAAGGAATGGAGTTTCTTCGGCTTGTAGCTGATGTTGCAGAAGCAGAAG GTCATCACCCAAATCTCCATCTTATTGGGTGGAACAATGTAGAGATTGACATATGGACTCATGCAGTAG GTGGACTGACAGAGAATGATTATATACTTGCTGCAAAGATAAGCAGACTTAATCTTCACCACCTTCTGCGGATAACACCTACCAATAAGTGA